A genomic window from Rhizobium sp. 007 includes:
- a CDS encoding glycosyltransferase family 2 protein, translating into MQTTSESLQSANDLTQSLELSLVVPVFNEQESVGPLVERICDAMVAYPYRWELILIDDGSTDATLVNARKYLGREGLALRIVELQRNFGQTAAMQAGIDTAQGRLIATMDGDLQNDPKDIPSMISELERRELDLLVGWRKNRKDGLLLRKIPSWCANYLIGRITGVKLHDYGCSLKIYRASIIKQVKLMGEMHRFIPAWVAGVVPSSRIGEMAVTHHARQHGQSKYGISRTFRVILDLLSVMFFMRYKARPGHFFGSLGLGLGALATLILLYLFFDKFVLGNDIGTRPMLMVGVVLLLSSVQLITTGILAEMIARTYYRDDASPNYIVRQVFDGSDV; encoded by the coding sequence TTGCAGACAACGTCAGAGTCGCTGCAAAGCGCAAATGATCTAACGCAGTCGCTCGAACTTTCGCTTGTGGTGCCGGTCTTCAACGAGCAAGAAAGCGTCGGCCCGCTTGTCGAACGCATCTGCGATGCGATGGTCGCCTATCCTTACCGGTGGGAGCTTATCCTGATCGATGACGGCAGCACGGATGCCACGCTCGTCAATGCCCGCAAATATCTAGGGCGTGAAGGGCTGGCGCTCAGGATCGTGGAGTTGCAGCGCAACTTCGGCCAGACCGCTGCGATGCAGGCCGGCATCGACACGGCGCAAGGCCGGCTGATTGCAACGATGGACGGCGACCTGCAGAATGATCCGAAAGACATTCCTTCGATGATTTCCGAACTCGAGCGCCGTGAACTCGATCTCCTGGTCGGCTGGCGCAAGAACCGCAAGGACGGCCTGCTGCTGCGCAAGATTCCCTCATGGTGCGCCAACTATCTGATCGGCCGCATCACCGGCGTGAAGCTGCACGACTATGGCTGCAGCCTGAAGATCTACCGCGCCTCCATCATCAAGCAGGTGAAGCTGATGGGCGAAATGCACCGCTTCATCCCCGCCTGGGTCGCCGGCGTCGTCCCGAGCTCGCGCATCGGCGAAATGGCCGTCACGCACCATGCTCGCCAGCACGGCCAGTCGAAATACGGCATCTCGCGAACCTTCCGCGTTATCCTCGACCTGCTGTCGGTGATGTTCTTCATGCGCTACAAGGCGCGGCCCGGCCATTTCTTCGGCTCGCTCGGCCTTGGCCTCGGAGCACTCGCAACGCTGATCCTGCTTTACCTGTTCTTCGACAAGTTCGTTCTGGGCAACGATATCGGTACCCGCCCGATGCTCATGGTCGGCGTCGTACTGCTGCTCTCGTCCGTGCAGTTGATCACGACTGGCATTCTGGCCGAGATGATTGCCCGCACCTACTATCGCGACGACGCTTCGCCTAATTACATCGTGCGGCAGGTTTTCGATGGAAGCGACGTTTGA
- a CDS encoding lysylphosphatidylglycerol synthase domain-containing protein, whose product MNSPVGASRQSWFGRNRMTLLTVVIVAAYASFIEWFWGWSAIIAQWAAVGVMPILVALALLTSTYFLRTWRILDYFPRETAGSFRTLFRVTQVHNLLNIMMPFRTGETSFPVLMRAEFGIPLTRATSALLVMRLLDLHALLAAAGIGFAAAAPSAVLAWLLWAAFLFLPITAFLIRKPFLRFGFRLFPTKAQGFLSEIENGLPANASAFARAWAMTAVNWLVKVVVLAWALSLMGVSPLTASFGGALGGELSSVLPVHAPGGVGTYPAGIAAGAVALGAPGGKAELAALAQASINAHLLIIVSALTGTAISLPLGRRRQL is encoded by the coding sequence ATGAACTCTCCGGTTGGCGCCAGCCGACAATCCTGGTTCGGGCGCAATCGCATGACACTGCTGACGGTCGTAATCGTCGCAGCCTATGCATCCTTCATCGAGTGGTTCTGGGGATGGTCGGCCATCATCGCCCAATGGGCCGCCGTCGGCGTGATGCCGATCCTTGTGGCTCTTGCATTATTGACCAGTACCTATTTCCTGCGGACATGGCGCATTCTCGATTACTTCCCGCGGGAGACGGCGGGCAGTTTCCGCACGCTTTTCCGGGTGACGCAGGTTCATAACCTGCTCAATATCATGATGCCGTTTCGCACCGGGGAGACGAGCTTTCCGGTTCTCATGCGCGCGGAATTCGGCATTCCGCTGACGCGGGCAACCTCTGCCCTGCTTGTCATGCGTCTCCTCGATCTGCACGCGCTGCTTGCCGCAGCCGGCATCGGATTTGCGGCAGCCGCCCCGAGTGCCGTTCTGGCCTGGCTTTTGTGGGCCGCATTCCTGTTCTTGCCGATCACCGCTTTCCTGATCCGCAAGCCATTCCTTCGCTTCGGATTCCGGCTCTTTCCCACCAAGGCGCAAGGCTTCCTGTCGGAGATCGAAAACGGCCTGCCCGCAAATGCCTCAGCCTTCGCGCGGGCCTGGGCCATGACGGCGGTGAACTGGCTGGTGAAGGTCGTCGTGCTCGCCTGGGCGCTTAGCCTCATGGGCGTTTCGCCGCTCACGGCGAGCTTCGGCGGCGCGCTCGGTGGCGAGCTTTCGTCGGTTCTGCCGGTCCATGCGCCGGGCGGCGTTGGCACCTATCCCGCGGGCATTGCCGCAGGCGCCGTTGCCTTGGGTGCACCGGGCGGAAAGGCGGAGCTTGCAGCCCTGGCGCAGGCAAGCATCAACGCACATCTGTTGATCATCGTCTCCGCCTTGACGGGAACGGCAATCTCACTGCCCCTCGGGCGCCGCCGTCAGCTCTGA
- a CDS encoding RNA polymerase sigma factor, which produces MEKLIEDIYRSQSRRVLATLIRLLGDFDRAEEALHDAFAAAARAWPRDGVPGNPFSWLVSTGRHKAIDHIRRRSRFDASLKDIEDSLYGEADATEIGDMELIGDDMLRLIFTCCHPAIPSDAQMAMALREVCGLTTEEIAHAFLVPAPTVAQRIVRAKIKIRSDRIPYEVPDLDELPERLDRVLHVIYLVFNEGYSASWGTEVVRADLTAEAIRLARLVADLLPHPDVEGLLALMLLQDSRRLARCAEDRSLILLAEQDRSTWDRRKIEEGLDLLRRAMEPSEVGLYTVQAAIAAEHAKAGTPEATDWPRIAAYYDLLITAQPSPIVELNRAVAIAMSEGPQRGLEIIDGILASGKLGTYHLAHAARADFLRQLGRPAEAITAYERALSLCQQGPELAFLRKRISELTAAPEGQ; this is translated from the coding sequence TTGGAGAAACTGATCGAGGACATCTACCGGTCGCAATCGAGACGGGTGCTGGCAACTCTCATCCGCCTGCTCGGCGATTTCGACCGGGCGGAGGAGGCCCTGCACGACGCTTTTGCGGCGGCCGCGCGCGCATGGCCGCGCGACGGCGTTCCCGGCAATCCTTTTTCATGGCTGGTTTCCACCGGACGCCACAAGGCAATCGACCATATCCGGCGGCGCTCGCGCTTCGATGCGTCGCTGAAGGACATCGAAGACAGCCTATACGGCGAGGCCGACGCGACCGAGATCGGCGACATGGAGCTTATCGGCGACGACATGCTGCGGCTGATCTTCACCTGCTGCCATCCGGCCATTCCATCCGACGCGCAGATGGCAATGGCGCTGCGCGAAGTCTGCGGCCTGACGACCGAGGAAATCGCCCATGCATTCCTCGTTCCGGCCCCGACCGTCGCACAGCGGATCGTGCGGGCAAAGATCAAGATACGTTCCGACCGCATCCCTTACGAAGTTCCGGACCTCGACGAACTGCCGGAGCGCCTCGACCGCGTGCTACACGTCATCTACCTCGTCTTCAACGAGGGGTATTCGGCTTCTTGGGGCACAGAAGTGGTACGGGCGGACCTGACGGCCGAGGCGATCCGGCTGGCGCGGCTGGTCGCGGACTTGCTGCCGCACCCCGATGTCGAGGGCCTGCTGGCGCTGATGCTGCTGCAGGACTCCCGCAGGCTGGCGCGGTGCGCTGAGGACCGCAGCCTGATCCTGCTTGCAGAGCAGGATCGATCGACCTGGGATCGCAGGAAGATAGAAGAAGGTCTGGACCTGCTGCGGCGGGCGATGGAACCTAGCGAGGTCGGCCTCTACACTGTCCAGGCCGCCATCGCCGCCGAACATGCCAAGGCCGGAACGCCGGAGGCAACGGATTGGCCGCGCATCGCTGCCTATTACGACCTGCTGATTACGGCGCAGCCCTCGCCGATCGTCGAACTCAACCGCGCAGTGGCGATCGCAATGTCGGAAGGACCGCAGAGAGGGCTTGAGATCATCGACGGCATCCTGGCATCCGGAAAGCTCGGCACCTATCACCTTGCCCATGCCGCACGCGCCGATTTCCTGCGCCAGCTCGGCCGACCGGCGGAGGCGATCACCGCCTATGAACGCGCGCTGTCCCTTTGCCAGCAAGGGCCTGAGCTGGCTTTCCTGCGCAAGAGGATATCAGAGCTGACGGCGGCGCCCGAGGGGCAGTGA
- a CDS encoding YciI family protein: MRYVCLIYNSADVDGTLTPKETGELVRAHFSFDEGLRRNGIMLHSDALEMPEKATVLRVRNNALQATDGPYVETKEHLAGFYVIQAPDDAAAKEIAARIPSARVGAVELRPVRILTLPE, translated from the coding sequence ATGCGTTATGTTTGCCTGATCTACAATTCCGCAGACGTTGACGGCACGCTGACGCCGAAGGAGACTGGCGAACTCGTCAGAGCGCATTTCAGCTTCGACGAAGGGCTGCGCCGCAACGGCATCATGCTCCACTCCGATGCGCTGGAAATGCCGGAGAAAGCAACCGTGCTGCGGGTCCGCAACAACGCACTGCAGGCGACCGATGGCCCTTATGTCGAAACCAAGGAGCATCTTGCGGGTTTCTACGTGATCCAAGCACCGGACGATGCAGCGGCGAAGGAGATTGCCGCACGCATCCCCTCCGCACGCGTCGGCGCCGTGGAACTGCGGCCGGTGCGGATACTCACTTTACCGGAGTAG
- a CDS encoding YciI family protein, which produces MKFLCQVWFDTEKSKLVPQEEWEALTQECIVSDDLWRERGFLQVALALREPASAVTLRIRKGTTVATDGPFAEIKEHLGGFVLLEARDMEEAKSIVSSFPILKYASVEIRPAYSIKDGE; this is translated from the coding sequence ATGAAGTTTCTTTGCCAGGTCTGGTTCGATACCGAAAAAAGCAAGCTGGTCCCGCAGGAAGAATGGGAGGCACTGACGCAGGAATGCATCGTCAGTGACGATCTCTGGCGCGAGCGCGGTTTCCTTCAGGTTGCGCTTGCGCTGCGCGAGCCCGCGTCAGCCGTCACTCTGCGCATCCGCAAGGGCACGACGGTTGCCACGGATGGTCCCTTCGCAGAAATCAAGGAGCACCTCGGCGGCTTCGTATTGCTCGAAGCCAGGGACATGGAAGAAGCGAAATCGATCGTTTCGAGCTTCCCGATCCTGAAATACGCCTCTGTCGAGATCCGCCCTGCCTATTCCATCAAAGACGGAGAGTAG
- a CDS encoding YciI family protein produces the protein MKYLCQVWFEPSVLERMRNGEKKKLDRDSLGYDEDLVASGHMIHAEALQSPKSAVTIRVRNGEVSVTDGPYAETKEQLGGFILIEANDLNDAIRVAAGIPLAKLGSIEVRPVYTFG, from the coding sequence ATGAAATATCTGTGTCAGGTGTGGTTCGAGCCATCCGTGCTCGAGCGCATGAGGAACGGGGAGAAGAAGAAGCTCGACAGGGATTCGCTTGGTTATGATGAGGACCTCGTCGCAAGCGGCCACATGATCCACGCCGAGGCTCTACAATCGCCGAAGAGTGCAGTAACCATCCGTGTCCGCAATGGCGAGGTGTCGGTGACAGATGGCCCCTATGCCGAGACGAAGGAACAACTCGGCGGCTTCATCCTGATCGAGGCCAACGATCTGAATGATGCGATCCGTGTCGCAGCCGGTATCCCACTGGCAAAGCTCGGCAGCATTGAAGTTCGTCCTGTCTACACGTTCGGCTGA
- a CDS encoding AMP nucleosidase: MSKRISPLPLDISSPPAFEPQSFDDPAQAVDALTALYERNTTFLIDSFSELAKGAPITSRYRAFYPQVSIETTSFGHVDSRLSYGHVTAPGVYTTTVTRPKLFRHYLKEQLALLMRSHNVPIVVSESSTPIPLHFAFGEGAHVEASASTFIDIPMRDLFDTPDLNTTDDEIANGEYIPPPGEPSPLAAFTAQRTDYSLARLAHYTATSAQHFQNFVLFTNYQFYMDEFCAWARGTIAKGGGEDGYTAFVEPGNIITHAGSCQPETDATAPRLPQMPAYHLKKKGHAGITMINIGVGPSNAKTITDHVAVLRPHAWLMLGHCAGLRNSQRLGDYVLAHAYMREDHVLDDDLPVWVPIPALAEVQVALEAAVAEITGYEGFELKRIMRTGTVGTIDNRNWELRDQRGPVKRLSQARAIALDMESATIAANGFRFRVPYGTLLCVSDKPLHGELKLPGMATAFYRTQVNQHLQIGIRAIQKLAAMPPEALHSRKLRSFFETAFQ, encoded by the coding sequence ATGAGCAAACGAATCTCTCCATTACCTCTTGATATTTCCTCGCCACCTGCCTTTGAACCGCAAAGCTTCGACGATCCAGCGCAGGCCGTCGATGCGCTGACTGCGCTCTACGAACGCAATACCACCTTCCTGATCGACAGTTTTTCGGAGCTTGCCAAGGGCGCGCCGATTACCTCGCGCTACCGCGCCTTCTACCCTCAGGTCAGCATCGAGACGACCAGCTTCGGCCATGTCGACTCCCGCCTCTCCTACGGGCATGTGACGGCGCCGGGCGTCTATACGACGACCGTCACCCGGCCGAAGCTTTTCCGTCACTACCTGAAGGAACAGCTGGCGCTCTTGATGAGGAGCCATAACGTTCCAATCGTCGTGTCCGAGTCCTCGACGCCGATCCCGCTGCATTTCGCCTTCGGCGAGGGCGCGCACGTCGAAGCGTCCGCCTCGACCTTCATCGACATTCCGATGCGCGACCTCTTCGACACGCCAGACCTCAATACGACCGACGACGAGATCGCCAACGGCGAATATATCCCACCGCCGGGCGAGCCCTCGCCGCTTGCCGCTTTCACGGCGCAGCGCACCGATTATTCGCTCGCCCGCCTTGCCCACTACACAGCAACGAGCGCGCAGCACTTCCAGAACTTCGTGCTTTTCACGAATTACCAGTTCTATATGGACGAGTTCTGCGCCTGGGCGCGCGGGACGATAGCCAAGGGCGGCGGCGAGGACGGCTATACGGCCTTCGTCGAGCCGGGCAACATCATCACCCACGCCGGATCGTGCCAGCCGGAAACCGATGCCACGGCCCCGCGCTTGCCGCAGATGCCTGCTTATCACCTGAAGAAAAAGGGCCATGCCGGGATCACCATGATCAATATCGGCGTCGGTCCCTCCAACGCCAAGACGATCACCGACCACGTGGCCGTTCTGCGCCCACATGCCTGGCTGATGCTTGGCCACTGCGCCGGGTTGCGCAACAGCCAGCGGCTCGGCGACTATGTCCTGGCGCACGCCTATATGCGCGAGGATCATGTTCTCGACGACGACCTGCCGGTCTGGGTGCCGATCCCCGCGCTTGCCGAAGTGCAGGTGGCGCTGGAAGCAGCCGTCGCCGAAATCACCGGCTACGAAGGCTTCGAGCTGAAGCGCATCATGCGCACCGGCACCGTCGGCACGATCGACAACCGCAACTGGGAACTACGCGACCAGCGCGGCCCTGTGAAGCGGCTCTCCCAGGCGCGTGCCATCGCGCTCGACATGGAATCGGCAACGATCGCGGCCAACGGCTTCCGCTTCCGTGTGCCCTACGGCACGCTTCTTTGCGTTTCCGACAAGCCGCTGCATGGCGAGCTGAAACTGCCGGGCATGGCGACCGCCTTCTATCGAACACAGGTCAACCAGCACCTGCAGATCGGCATCCGCGCCATCCAGAAGCTTGCGGCAATGCCGCCGGAGGCACTGCATTCCCGCAAGCTTCGCAGCTTCTTCGAGACGGCGTTCCAGTAG
- a CDS encoding glutathione S-transferase N-terminal domain-containing protein: protein MTAPIELYYWPTPNGFKISIMLEELGVPYEVKYINIGKGEQFAPDFLKIAPNNRMPAIIDPDGPGGAPISVFESGAILQYLGRKYGKFYPQDERTRVQVEEWLFWQVGGLGPMAGQAHHFRSYAPEKIEYGINRYTNEVNRLYGVMNRRLEGRGYFAGDYSIADMACIGWVIPYERQGQNLNDFPNLKAWFERMHQRPAVLRGIEVGKEERERQANLAEDKEAQKILFGQRAR, encoded by the coding sequence ATGACCGCACCGATCGAACTTTACTACTGGCCGACCCCGAACGGCTTTAAGATCAGCATCATGCTCGAGGAACTCGGCGTTCCCTACGAGGTGAAGTACATCAACATCGGCAAGGGCGAGCAGTTCGCGCCCGACTTCCTGAAAATCGCGCCGAACAACCGCATGCCGGCGATCATCGATCCGGACGGTCCCGGCGGGGCGCCGATCTCCGTCTTCGAATCCGGCGCCATTCTCCAATATCTCGGCCGCAAATACGGCAAGTTCTATCCACAGGACGAGCGCACGCGCGTGCAGGTGGAAGAATGGCTCTTCTGGCAGGTCGGCGGCCTCGGCCCGATGGCCGGCCAGGCGCACCACTTCCGCAGCTATGCGCCGGAAAAGATCGAATACGGCATCAACCGCTACACGAACGAAGTGAACCGCCTCTACGGCGTGATGAACAGGCGGCTGGAAGGCCGCGGCTACTTCGCCGGCGACTATTCGATCGCCGACATGGCCTGCATCGGCTGGGTGATCCCCTACGAGCGACAGGGACAGAACCTCAATGATTTCCCGAACCTCAAGGCCTGGTTCGAGCGCATGCATCAGCGCCCGGCGGTCTTGAGGGGTATCGAAGTCGGCAAGGAAGAGCGCGAACGCCAGGCGAATCTCGCCGAGGACAAGGAAGCGCAGAAAATTCTCTTTGGCCAGCGCGCCCGCTGA
- a CDS encoding DUF2147 domain-containing protein, with protein sequence MIRTLILAGAMALSASLACAEEPIVGNWKTASGETAQIASCGGSYCVTLKTGKFAGKKIGTLAGTGGTYNGEITDPKNDKTYSGSGSLSGNSLKMKGCVLKVLCKSQTWTRL encoded by the coding sequence ATGATCCGTACACTTATTCTCGCCGGCGCCATGGCGCTTTCAGCCAGCCTTGCTTGCGCGGAGGAGCCGATCGTCGGCAACTGGAAGACGGCCTCGGGCGAAACCGCCCAAATCGCTTCTTGCGGCGGCAGCTACTGCGTGACGCTGAAAACCGGCAAATTCGCGGGCAAGAAGATCGGGACACTTGCCGGCACCGGCGGCACCTATAACGGCGAGATCACCGACCCTAAAAACGACAAGACCTACAGCGGCTCGGGAAGCCTCTCCGGCAATTCGTTAAAGATGAAGGGCTGCGTGCTTAAGGTACTCTGCAAGTCGCAGACCTGGACGCGGCTTTAG
- a CDS encoding sel1 repeat family protein gives MARFEMHNAEMATMGGDNNADIFCEMGLMYATGRGCDVDLVAAHKWLNIAAIKGNDRAAELRADVAATMDKMQLAAALRAAREWMTVH, from the coding sequence ATGGCACGCTTTGAAATGCACAATGCTGAAATGGCCACCATGGGTGGCGACAACAACGCCGATATCTTCTGCGAAATGGGCCTGATGTATGCAACGGGCCGCGGCTGCGACGTTGATCTCGTCGCCGCGCACAAGTGGTTGAACATCGCCGCGATCAAGGGCAACGACCGTGCTGCCGAACTTCGCGCCGATGTCGCCGCCACGATGGACAAGATGCAGCTCGCCGCGGCACTCCGCGCCGCCCGTGAGTGGATGACGGTCCACTGA